The following proteins come from a genomic window of Gadus morhua chromosome 11, gadMor3.0, whole genome shotgun sequence:
- the mvk gene encoding mevalonate kinase isoform X2, producing the protein MHVRHCIISAPGKAILHGEHAVVHGKVALAVSLNLRTYLELKATSTGKVSIDLPNIDTFLSWDLSDLQPLVSESFEEAQRLDPELLGRLREFVGVTNGNLDTRSMATLAFLYIYLSLFGSGELPALSVCVWSELPTGAGLGSSAAYSVCLAAALLTASGAIPAPLRDPSAPARWCQEDMELINSWAFQGERIIHGNPSGVDNAVGTWGGMLRFLSGKIIPLSRVPLLRILLTNTKVPRSTKLLVAGVKDKLTKFPSVINPVLDSVDAISCTCEKTLAEMTSEPITGEHYNVLEELIDINQSQLCVLGVGHPSLDTLCRVTLTHGLHSKLTGAGGGGCGITLLRPETDAAVVRDTVRDLQACGYDCWETSIGGPGVQQHGAPSVREDILERLGPR; encoded by the exons ATGCATGTCCGACACTGCATCATCTCCGCGCCAGGGAAGGCCATCCTGCACGGAGAGCATGCGGTCGTGCACGGAAAG GTGGCTCTTGCTGTCAGCCTCAACCTCAGGACTTATCTAGAATTGAAGGCGACCTCTACTGGCAAAGTCTCTATAGACCTTCCCAACATCGACACGTTCCTCTCCTGGGACCTGTCTGACCTCCAGCCGCTGGTGTCGGAGTCCTTCG AGGAGGCCCAGCGGTTGGACCCGGAGCTCCTCGGACGACTGCGAGAGTTTGTGGGCGTCACCAATGGAAACCTGGACACGCGCAGCATGGCCACGCTGGCCTTCCTCTACATCTACCTCTCCTTGTTTGGATCAGG gGAGCTGCCCGCCCTGTCGGTGTGCGTGTGGTCCGAGCTGCCCACCGGAGCGGGTCTGGGCTCCAGCGCTGCCTACTCGGTGTGTCTGGCGGCTGCCCTGCTCACGGCCAGCGGAGCCATCCCCGCCCCCCTGAGGGACCCCTCCGCCCCCGCCAG GTGGTGTCAGGAAGACATGGAGCTGATCAACAGCTGGGCCTTTCAGGGGGAGCGGATCATCCACGGGAATCCGTCGGGCGTGGACAACGCCGTGGGTACCTGGG GCGGCATGTTGAGGTTCCTGTCTGGGAAGATCATCCCTCTGAGCAG GGTTCCCCTACTGAGGATCCTCCTCACCAACACCAAGGTCCCCCGCAGCACCAAGCTGCTGGTGGCCGGAGTGAAGGACAAACTGACCAAG TTTCCCTCCGTCATAAACCCGGTGCTGGACTCGGTGGACGCCATCTCCTGCACCTGTGAGAAGACTCTGGCGGAGATGACCAGTGAGCCAATCACAGGGGAGCATTACAACGTGCTGGAG gagctgATCGACATCAACCAGAGCCAGCTGTGTGTGCTGGGCGTGGGCCACCCCTCCCTGGACACCCTCTGTCGGGTCACCCTGACCCACGGGCTGCACAGCAAGCTGAcgggggccggaggggggggctgtggcATCACGCTGCTGAGAcccg AGACGGACGCGGCGGTGGTGCGGGACACGGTCCGGGACCTCCAGGCCTGCGGCTACGACTGCTGGGAGACCAGTATCGGGGGCCCCGGGGTCCAGCAGCACGGGGCCCCCTCCGTCAGGGAGGACATCCTGGAGCGCCTCGGCCCTCGCTGA
- the mvk gene encoding mevalonate kinase isoform X1: MHVRHCIISAPGKAILHGEHAVVHGKVALAVSLNLRTYLELKATSTGKVSIDLPNIDTFLSWDLSDLQPLVSESFAKPEEAQRLDPELLGRLREFVGVTNGNLDTRSMATLAFLYIYLSLFGSGELPALSVCVWSELPTGAGLGSSAAYSVCLAAALLTASGAIPAPLRDPSAPARWCQEDMELINSWAFQGERIIHGNPSGVDNAVGTWGGMLRFLSGKIIPLSRVPLLRILLTNTKVPRSTKLLVAGVKDKLTKFPSVINPVLDSVDAISCTCEKTLAEMTSEPITGEHYNVLEELIDINQSQLCVLGVGHPSLDTLCRVTLTHGLHSKLTGAGGGGCGITLLRPETDAAVVRDTVRDLQACGYDCWETSIGGPGVQQHGAPSVREDILERLGPR, encoded by the exons ATGCATGTCCGACACTGCATCATCTCCGCGCCAGGGAAGGCCATCCTGCACGGAGAGCATGCGGTCGTGCACGGAAAG GTGGCTCTTGCTGTCAGCCTCAACCTCAGGACTTATCTAGAATTGAAGGCGACCTCTACTGGCAAAGTCTCTATAGACCTTCCCAACATCGACACGTTCCTCTCCTGGGACCTGTCTGACCTCCAGCCGCTGGTGTCGGAGTCCTTCG CCAAACCAGAGGAGGCCCAGCGGTTGGACCCGGAGCTCCTCGGACGACTGCGAGAGTTTGTGGGCGTCACCAATGGAAACCTGGACACGCGCAGCATGGCCACGCTGGCCTTCCTCTACATCTACCTCTCCTTGTTTGGATCAGG gGAGCTGCCCGCCCTGTCGGTGTGCGTGTGGTCCGAGCTGCCCACCGGAGCGGGTCTGGGCTCCAGCGCTGCCTACTCGGTGTGTCTGGCGGCTGCCCTGCTCACGGCCAGCGGAGCCATCCCCGCCCCCCTGAGGGACCCCTCCGCCCCCGCCAG GTGGTGTCAGGAAGACATGGAGCTGATCAACAGCTGGGCCTTTCAGGGGGAGCGGATCATCCACGGGAATCCGTCGGGCGTGGACAACGCCGTGGGTACCTGGG GCGGCATGTTGAGGTTCCTGTCTGGGAAGATCATCCCTCTGAGCAG GGTTCCCCTACTGAGGATCCTCCTCACCAACACCAAGGTCCCCCGCAGCACCAAGCTGCTGGTGGCCGGAGTGAAGGACAAACTGACCAAG TTTCCCTCCGTCATAAACCCGGTGCTGGACTCGGTGGACGCCATCTCCTGCACCTGTGAGAAGACTCTGGCGGAGATGACCAGTGAGCCAATCACAGGGGAGCATTACAACGTGCTGGAG gagctgATCGACATCAACCAGAGCCAGCTGTGTGTGCTGGGCGTGGGCCACCCCTCCCTGGACACCCTCTGTCGGGTCACCCTGACCCACGGGCTGCACAGCAAGCTGAcgggggccggaggggggggctgtggcATCACGCTGCTGAGAcccg AGACGGACGCGGCGGTGGTGCGGGACACGGTCCGGGACCTCCAGGCCTGCGGCTACGACTGCTGGGAGACCAGTATCGGGGGCCCCGGGGTCCAGCAGCACGGGGCCCCCTCCGTCAGGGAGGACATCCTGGAGCGCCTCGGCCCTCGCTGA
- the mmab gene encoding corrinoid adenosyltransferase MMAB: MASFVLKVLNVRLLIRRGTCLHRPSTETLFAVCKSPYSTDGDSRVPKIYTKTGDKGFSSTFTGERRPKEDQVFEALGTTDELSSALGLAREFCLDKGHSFTPQLDKIQCVLQDLGSNVATPVSSARESHRKKTTFSPEPIAELETWIDEFTEELPPLTNFILPSGGKSSSALHVARTICRRAERRVSPIVRAGEVDPNVAKYLNRLSDYLFTVARYAAMKEGSQETIYQRPT, from the exons ATGGCTTCATTCGTTCTCAAGGTGTTAAATGTGCGTTTGTTGATAAGGAGAGGCACATGTTTACATCGGCCGTCCACAGAAACGTTGTTTGCCGTATGCAAGAG CCCTTACTCCACTGATGGAGACAGTAGAGTCCCAAAGATCTACACAAAGACTGGAGACAAAG GTTTCTCCAGCACCTTCACGGGCGAGAGGAGGCCCAAAGAGGACCAGGTGTTTGAGGCACTGGGGACCACAGATGAGCTGTCTTCTGCCTTAGG CTTGGCCCGGGAGTTCTGTCTGGACAAAGGCCACTCCTTCACCCCTCAGCTGGACAAG ATCCAGTGCGTCCTACAAGATTTGGGTTCAAATGTTGCCACGCCGGTGTCCTCCGCAAGAGAGAGTCACAGAA AGAAAACTACGTTCAGCCCTGAGCCAATAGCAGAACTGGAAACCTGGATTGATGAATTCACAGAGGAACTTCCACCGCTAACTAACTTCATCCTGCCT tCTGGAGGGAAGAGCAGCTCTGCTCTCCACGTTGCCCGGACGATCTGTCGCCGGGCAGAACGCAG GGTTTCTCCCATCGTTCGCGCGGGCGAAGTGGACCCAAACGTTGCCAAATATTTGAACAG ACTGAGCGACTACCTGTTCACTGTGGCCCGGTACGCAGCCATGAAGGAGGGCAGCCAGGAGACCATCTACCAGCGACCCACATAA
- the ube3b gene encoding ubiquitin-protein ligase E3B gives MFSATQSSKSEFLDRARQAREERQGSREKERCATQIQALVRRFLCRCRLQKQLRKEVDDYFQTSESGTTKRNALSIFKIARKLLFVYTPEDKLRFEKLCRAILTSMDVENEPKVWYVSLALSKDLTIPWIKQIKDVLWVCCQHLKKLKPDILQDNKLVTLYLSMLVSFTDTCTWRLLRGKGEALKPALTRICENIMGHLNQKGFYSTLQILLTCGLARSRPSLSKGTLTAIFTLSLRPVIAAHFSDNLLRSFLLHIMSVPAIVSHLNTLTPECMASLQTHDMLRKFILFLSREEQCVDICVCLEGSHTLCLLGNLIHLGFLDEKVLEEEANHFVKDLTDMLSYCQRYVSQKKSNLTHWHAVLGWFSQTVDYGLNESMPLVTKQLQYLWGTAVIRTLFSDVLSKKLESQEPSPSAQQPSTSQNNLPVKSLFKRAFQKSASVRNILKPVGGRRVDSAEVQKVCSICVLYQTALSTLTQIRLQILTGLTHLDELLPKLWAFICELGPQGGLKLFTECLNNDTEESKRLLAMLVLFCDCSRHLITILDDIEVYEEQTSFKIEELLTISSFLNTFVYKMIWDGILENAKGEKLELFHSVHGWLMVLYERDCRRKFTPEEHWLRRDLKPSLLFQELEKGKRRAQLLLQYIPHVIPHKNRVLLFRNIVTKEKESLGLVETSSASPHVTHITIRRSRMLEDGYDQLRRLPSNSIKGVIRVKFVNDLGVDEAGIDQDGVFKEFLEEIIKKVFNPALNLFKTTSGNERLYPSPTSYIHENHLQLFEFVGKMLGKAMYEGIVVDVPFASFFLSQVLGHHHSSFYSSIDELPSLDSEFYKNLTSIKRYDGDVGDLGLTLSYDEDVMGQLVCHELIPGGKTMAVINENKISYIHLMAHFRMHTQIKEQTGAFIRGFRSIINPEWLHVFSTPEVQRLVSGDNAEIDLDDLKKHTVYYGGFHSSHRVVIWLWDILSSDFTSEERAMFLKFVTSCSRPPLLGFAYLKPPFSIRCVEVSDDQDTGDTLGSVLRGFFTIRKKEPGGRLPTSSTCFNLLKLPNYSKKSILRDKLRYAISMNTGFELS, from the exons ATGTTCAGCGCCACTCAGAGCTCCAAGTCGGAGTTCCTGGACCGGGCCCGGCAGGCCCGTGAAGAGCGGCAGGGCTCCCGGGAGAAGGAGCGCTGCGCCACGCAGATCCAGGCTCTGGTCCGACGGTTCCTCTGTCGCTGCAGGCTGCAAAAGCAGCTACG GAAAGAGGTGGACGACTATTTCCAAACCTCTGAAAGCGGGACAACCAAACGGAATGCACTATCAATTTTCAAAATCGCCCGGAAACTGTTATTTGTTTATACTCCTGAGGATAAGTTG CGCTTCGAGAAGCTCTGCCGAGCCATTCTGACCAGCATGGATGTCGAGAACGAACCCAAA GTTTGGTACGTGTCCTTGGCACTTTCCAAAGACCTCACCATTCCCTGGATCAAACAGATTAAAGACGTGCTGTGGGTCTGCTGTCAGCACCTCAAAAAGCTGAAG cccgacATCCTGCAGGACAACAAGCTGGTGACGCTGTACCTCAGCATGCTGGTCAGCTTCACCGACACCTGCACATGGAGGTTGCTCCGAGGGAAAG GAGAAGCTCTGAAACCGGCTCTGACGAGAATCTGTGAAAACATCATGGGCCATCTCAACCAGAAGGGCTTCTACTCTACACTTCAG ATCCTGCTGACCTGCGGGCTGGCTCGCTCCCGGCCCTCCCTCTCTAAGGGTACCCTGACTGCCATCTTCACTCTGTCTTTGAG GCCAGTGATCGCCGCTCACTTCTCTGACAACCTTCTGAGATCGTTCCTCCTTCACATCATGTCGGTTCCAGCCATCGTATCTCATCTCAATACTCTGACGCCAGAG TGCATGGCCTCTCTCCAAACGCACGACATGCTTCGCAAGTTCATCTTGTTcctgagcagagaggagcagtgtgtggacatctgtgtgtgtctggaggggAGCCACACACTCTGCCTGCTGG GTAACCTGATCCACCTGGGCTTCCTGGACGAGAAGGTCCTGGAAGAGGAGGCCAACCACTTTGTGAAGGACCTGACGGACATGCTGTCCTACTGCCAGAGATACGTGTCCCAGAAGAAGTCCAACCTGACCCACTGGCACGCGGTGCTGGGCTGGTTCTCTCAGACCGTGGACTATGG GCTGAACGAGTCCATGCCGCTGGTGACCAAGCAGCTGCAGTACCTGTGGGGCACGGCGGTCATCCGTACCCTCTTCAGCGACGTTCTCTCCAAGAAGCTGGAGAGCCAGGAGCCTTCGCCGTCTGCCCAGCAGCCCAGCACCTCCCAGAACAACCTGCCCGTCAAGA GCCTCTTCAAGCGAGCGTTCCAGAAGTCGGCGTCGGTGAGGAACATCCTGAAGCCAGTGGGCGGGCGGCGGGTGGACTCGGCCGAGGTGCAGAAGGTCTGCAGCATCTGTGTCCTGTACCAGACCGCCCTGTCCACGCTCACACAGATACGCCTGCAGATCCTCACCG GGCTGACCCACCTGGACGAGCTGCTGCCCAAGCTGTGGGCCTTCATCTGTGAGCTGGGGCCCCAGGGGGGCCTGAAGCTGTTCACCGAGTGCCTGAACAACGACACGGAGGAGTCCAAGCGGCTGCTCGCCATGCTCGTGCTGTTCTGTGACTGCTCCCGCCACCTCATCAC GATCCTGGACGACATCGAGGTCTACGAGGAGCAGACCTCCTTCAAGATCGAAGAGCTGCTTACCATCTCCTCCTTCCTGAACACCTTCGTGTACAAGATGATCTGGGACGGCATTCTGG AGAACGCGAAGGGGGAGAAGCTGGAGCTGTTCCACAGCGTCCACGGCTGGCTCATGGTGCTCTACGAACGGGACTGCCGCAGGAAGTTCACCCCGGAGGAGCACTGGCTGCGCCG ggACCTGAAGCCCAGCCTCCTGTTCCAGGAGTTGGAGAAAGGCAAGCGTcgagcccagctgctgctgcagtacaTCCCCCACGTCATCCCGCACAAGAAC CGGGTTCTGCTGTTCCGGAACATCGTCaccaaggagaaggagagcctGGGCCTGGTAGAGACCAGCTCTGCCTCTCCGCACGTCACCCACATCACCATCCGCCGCTCCCGCATGCTGGAG GACGGCTACGACCAGCTCCGCCGCCTCCCCTCCAACTCCATCAAGGGCGTGATCCGGGTGAAGTTCGTCAACGACCTGGGCGTGGACGAGGCGGGCATCGACCAGGATGGGGTGTTCAAGGAGTTCCTGGAGGAGATCATCAAGAAGGTGTTCAACCCAGCGCTCAACCTCTTCAAG ACCACCAGCGGGAACGAGCGTCTGTATCCTTCGCCCACCTCCTACATCCACGAGAACCACCTGCAGCTCTTTGAGTTCGTGGGCAAGATGCTCGGGAAGGCCATGTACGAG GGCATCGTGGTGGACGTGCCGTTCGCCTCCTTCTTCCTCAGCCAGGTCCTGGGCCACCACCACAGCTCCTTCTACAGCTCCATCGACGAGCTGCCCTCCCTGGACTCTGAGTTCTACAAGAACCTCACCTCCATCAAG CGTTACGACGGAGACGTAGGAGACCTGGGGCTGACGCTATCCTACGATGAGGACGTCATGGGACAG CTGGTCTGCCACGAGCTGATCCCAGGAGGGAAGACCATGGCGGTGATCAACGAGAACAA GATCAGCTACATCCACCTCATGGCCCACTTCAGGATGCACACGCAGATCAAGGAGCAGACGGGCGCCTTCATCCGCGGGTTCCGCAGCATCATCAACCCCGAGTGGCTGCACGTGTTCTCCACGCCCGAGGTCCAGCGCCTGGTGTCCGGGGACAACGCCGAGATCGACCTGGACGACCTCAA GAAGCACACAGTGTACTACGGGGGCTTCCACAGCAGCCACCGCGTGGTCATCTGGCTCTGGGACATCCTGTCCAGCGACTTCACCTCCGAGGAGCGCGCCATGTTCCTCAAG TTCGTCACCAGCTGCTCCCGGCCCCCCCTGCTGGGCTTTGCGTACCTCAAGCCTCCGTTCTCCATCCGCTGTGTGGAGGTCTCCGACGACCAG gacaccGGGGACACGCTGGGCAGCGTGCTGAGGGGCTTCTTCACCATCCGCAAGAAGGAGCCGGGCGGCCGGCTGCCCACCTCGTCCACCTGCTTCAACCTGCTGAAGCTGCCCAACTACAGCAAGAAGAGCATCCTGAGGGACAAGCTGCGCTACGCTATCAGCATGAACACCGGCTTCGAGCTCTCctag
- the kctd10 gene encoding BTB/POZ domain-containing adapter for CUL3-mediated RhoA degradation protein 3 gives MEEMSGESVVSSALPAATTRTTSFKGSSPSSKYVKLNVGGALYYTTMQTLTKQDTMLKAMFSGRMEVLTDSEGWILIDRCGKHFGTILNYLRDGAVPLPDTRRETEELLAEAKYYLVQGLADECTAALQNKDTYEPFCKVPLVTSPKEEQRLIATSNKPTVKLLYNRSNNKYSYTSNSDDNMLKNIELFDKLSLRFNGRVLFIKDVIGDEICCWSFYGQGRKIAEVCCTSIVYATEKKQTKVEFPEARIYEETLNILLYESQDGRGPDNALLEATGGAAGRSHHLDEDEERDRIERVRRIHIKRPDDRTHHHQ, from the exons ATG GAAGAGATGTCAGGTGAGAGCGTTGTGAGCTCGGCCCTGCCGGCAGCTACAACCCGCACCACCTCCTTCAAGGGCTCGAGCCCCAGCTCCAAGTACGTGAAGCTGAACGTGGGCGGGGCTCTGTACTACACCACCATGCAGACCCTGACCAAGCAGGACACCATGCTGAAGGCCATGTTCAGCGGCCGCATGGAGGTCCTCACCGACAGTGAAG gctggaTCCTGATCGACCGCTGTGGGAAGCACTTCGGGACCATCCTGAACTACCTGCGGGACGGCGCCGTGCCGCTGCCCGACACGCGGCGGGAGACGGAGGAGCTGCTGGCCGAGGCCAAGTACTACCTGGTGCAGGGGCTGGCGGACGAGTGCACGGCCGCGCTGCAG AACAAGGACACCTACGAGCCCTTCTGTAAGGTCCCTCTGGTGACCTCGCCCAAGGAGGAGCAGCGCCTCATCGCCACCTCCAacaag CCCACCGTCAAACTTCTGTACAACCGCAGCAACAACAAGTACTCGTACACAAG CAACTCTGACGACAACATGCTGAAGAACATCGAGCTGTTCGACAAGCTGTCCCTGCGCTTCAACGGGCGCGTCCTCTTCATCAAGGACGTGATCGGGGACGAGATCTGCTGCTGGTCCTTCTACGGCCAGGGCCGCAAGATCGCCGAGGTCTGCTGCACCTCCATCGTGTACGCCACCGAGAAGAAGCAGACCAAG GTGGAGTTCCCCGAGGCCCGTATCTACGAGGAGACCCTGAACATCCTGCTGTACGAGTCCCAGGACGGGCGCGGCCCGGACAACGCCCTGCTGGAGGCCACGGGCGGCGCCGCCGGTCGCTCCCACCAcctggacgaggacgaggagcgcGACCGCATCGAGCGCGTGCGGAGGATCCACATCAAGCGGCCCGACGACCGCACGCACCACCAccagtga